The proteins below are encoded in one region of Penaeus chinensis breed Huanghai No. 1 chromosome 25, ASM1920278v2, whole genome shotgun sequence:
- the LOC125038722 gene encoding uncharacterized protein LOC125038722: METNTPHITTIMVLIWTVLASAQIPFLHQRHPFISQQYRSVAHYPFSRIAGVFRVVDEDSCRCVPSSRRCAVEIMEESVTKARWFPCPFMTKYCCRREEVFDRSDAEEIKHQNINLTESGVGRTNPSHVNAPNDRIYSENSHSNFIQVVPQSLDNQPLPVPNVSDASVMPGTANFSSISNASEVSRVLVASKTLPLTKTWRDSDSQTCTCTTHDQCLAWWSELDEPPQIKMKTNLQCEVPGQVTCCFGRIVPPYHYKAHDPSSSEDAARHAFKTSRWRPFATIWGFRDLNA, translated from the exons ATGGAAACAAATACTCCTCATATTACAACGATAATGGTATTAATTTG GACCGTTTTAGCGAGCGCGCAGATTCCCTTCTTGCACCAAAGGCATCCCTTCATCAGCCAGCAGTATCGCAGTGT CGCGCACTACCCTTTCTCACGGATCGCAGGGGTCTTTCGGGTCGTAGATGAAGATTCCTGCCGATGTGTTCCTAGCTCCCGCCGATGTGCCGTTGAGATTATGGAGGAGTCGGTCACTAAGGCTCGG TGGTTTCCTTGCCCCTTCATGACGAAGTACTGCTGTAGGCGAGAGGAGGTTTTTGACCGGTCAGACGCTGAAGAAATAAAACATCAGAATATAAACTTGACAGAGAGTGGTGTCGGCAGGACTAACCCGTCTCATGTGAACGCCCCGAATGATAGAATATATAGTGAGAACAGTCACAGCAATTTCATACAGGTGGTTCCGCAATCTCTAGATAACCAACCGTTACCGGTTCCAAACGTTTCAGATGCTTCAGTAATGCCAGGCACGGCGAACTTTTCAAGTATTTCAAATGCTTCAGAAGTTTCAAGGGTATTGGTTGCTTCAAAAACTTTACCCTTGACGAAGACTTGGAGAGACAGCGACAGCCAAACGTGCACGTGTACGACCCACGACCAGTGCCTCGCTTGGTGGTCGGAGCTGGACGAGCCTCCCCAGATCAAGATGAAGACGAACCTACAGTGCGAGGTGCCAGGTCAGGTCACGTGCTGCTTCGGCCGTATTGTACCTCCTTATCATTATAAAGCACATGACCCGTCGTCCTCTGAAGACGCTGCTCGACACGCCTTCAAGACGTCCAGATGGCGGCCTTTCGCAACGATCTGGGGATTTAGGGATTTAAATGCGTAG
- the LOC125038753 gene encoding glutamate receptor 3.3-like isoform X2: MFFSYGIAMRRPSNEDYIWTVYTKQFERGVWGMIVTVALVSGAALYVVSRWSKNEREVHLSESFFTVVGFLFGQGTTLGFQTVAGRTVMLTALLLQAISLAYYTSNMVSALTVGPSLPALNDLRDVHNDPAITFGFVKGTANTADFRDSSNPLLQEVWRNIEEEDLSPTTTAGMERVREDEYALMVWELFFDINYGHDCRLFMLPARYFLTYTSFAFPKDSPLVPLMNKLILDIVSSGLLRKWWMEMSYSATDCSALEAAPIELKTVLTPFLLLGLIALFSLGILAAERSLCRVTI, encoded by the exons ATGTTTTTCAGTTATGGAATAGCAATGAGACGACCGTCCAACGAGGATTACATATGGACTGTTTACACGAAGCAATTCGAGCGAGGCGTCTGGGGGATGATCGTGACCGTAGCTCTGGTTTCGGGTGCGGCGTTGTATGTTGTCTCTCGGTGGTCCAAGAACGAACGCGAAGTCCATCTCTCGGAATCGTTTTTCACCGTCGTCGGCTTTCTGTTTGGCCAAG gTACAACTCTAGGGTTTCAGACAGTAGCGGGGAGAACAGTGATGTTGACAGCCCTGTTGCTACAAGCAATTTCTCTTGCATACTACACCAGCAACATGGTCTCAGCTCTCACCGTCGGCCCTTCGCTTCCGGCCCTGAATGACCTGCGGGATGTCCACAACGACCCGGCAATCACATTCGGCTTCGTCAAGGGCACCGCAAACACGGCCGATTTCAGG GACTCGAGCAACCCGCTGCTCCAGGAGGTATGGCGCAACATAGAGGAGGAAGACCTGAGTCCTACAACGACGGCAGGAATGGAACGTGTCCGGGAGGATGAATATGCCTTGATGGTGTGGGAACTCTTCTTCGACATAAACTACGGACATGACTGTCGTTTGTTCATGCTCCCGGCACGTTACTTCTTGACATACACCTCCTTCGCCTTCCCAAAGGACTCGCCTCTTGTTCCTCTCATGAACAAACT GATCCTCGACATCGTCTCCTCGGGTCTCCTCAGGAAATGGTGGATGGAGATGAGCTACTCCGCCACCGACTGCAGTGCCCTTGAAGCGGCGCCCATCGAGCTGAAGACGGTGCTCACGCCCTTCCTCTTGCTCGGCCTCATTGCCCTTTTTTCGCTGGGGATTCTGGCCGCAGAACGTTCTCTCTGCCGG GTAACAATATGA
- the LOC125038753 gene encoding glutamate receptor 1-like isoform X1, with protein MFFSYGIAMRRPSNEDYIWTVYTKQFERGVWGMIVTVALVSGAALYVVSRWSKNEREVHLSESFFTVVGFLFGQGTTLGFQTVAGRTVMLTALLLQAISLAYYTSNMVSALTVGPSLPALNDLRDVHNDPAITFGFVKGTANTADFRDSSNPLLQEVWRNIEEEDLSPTTTAGMERVREDEYALMVWELFFDINYGHDCRLFMLPARYFLTYTSFAFPKDSPLVPLMNKLILDIVSSGLLRKWWMEMSYSATDCSALEAAPIELKTVLTPFLLLGLIALFSLGILAAERSLCRVRTSAPQRKYSRVPKE; from the exons ATGTTTTTCAGTTATGGAATAGCAATGAGACGACCGTCCAACGAGGATTACATATGGACTGTTTACACGAAGCAATTCGAGCGAGGCGTCTGGGGGATGATCGTGACCGTAGCTCTGGTTTCGGGTGCGGCGTTGTATGTTGTCTCTCGGTGGTCCAAGAACGAACGCGAAGTCCATCTCTCGGAATCGTTTTTCACCGTCGTCGGCTTTCTGTTTGGCCAAG gTACAACTCTAGGGTTTCAGACAGTAGCGGGGAGAACAGTGATGTTGACAGCCCTGTTGCTACAAGCAATTTCTCTTGCATACTACACCAGCAACATGGTCTCAGCTCTCACCGTCGGCCCTTCGCTTCCGGCCCTGAATGACCTGCGGGATGTCCACAACGACCCGGCAATCACATTCGGCTTCGTCAAGGGCACCGCAAACACGGCCGATTTCAGG GACTCGAGCAACCCGCTGCTCCAGGAGGTATGGCGCAACATAGAGGAGGAAGACCTGAGTCCTACAACGACGGCAGGAATGGAACGTGTCCGGGAGGATGAATATGCCTTGATGGTGTGGGAACTCTTCTTCGACATAAACTACGGACATGACTGTCGTTTGTTCATGCTCCCGGCACGTTACTTCTTGACATACACCTCCTTCGCCTTCCCAAAGGACTCGCCTCTTGTTCCTCTCATGAACAAACT GATCCTCGACATCGTCTCCTCGGGTCTCCTCAGGAAATGGTGGATGGAGATGAGCTACTCCGCCACCGACTGCAGTGCCCTTGAAGCGGCGCCCATCGAGCTGAAGACGGTGCTCACGCCCTTCCTCTTGCTCGGCCTCATTGCCCTTTTTTCGCTGGGGATTCTGGCCGCAGAACGTTCTCTCTGCCGGGTAAGGACTTCTGCCCCGCAAAGGAAATACAGCAGGGTCCCGAAGGAATAG